A region of the Pseudomonadota bacterium genome:
CCGTCGATGTAAAAACGACCGGCAAACCGCAACATCTGGCTATAATCTCCATTCGGCATGAGAACCGGCTTGGGATGAAGCGTCTTAGTCACTGCGTCCCACGAGTTCACGCGGTTAATCGGAGTAATCACCTGCTCGATACTTAGATCTTCCTCTTCAAGGAGCTTCTGAAACGCTTGTGGCCATGAAACCCACGCAACGAGCTCTGCCGCGATAGACTGAGTAGCAAGGTTTAAATCGTACACATTCTCAATGAACATTCCGACCCGCACTGGAGTAACTCCAGAGGGCACGGCGGTAGACTCAGACACGGGGATAAGCTCACCTCCGTAATCAAACGGCTTTACCGAGAACTTTCCACTCCGATTCGCCCAGACCACAGCAACAAAACTCAGTAGAGCTACCGCTATCAAGATCTTTTTAATTATTTTGCCCATGGCTCTCCATTTTAGCTGTACCACTCCGGCAGGAAGTGCAAACCCCCTCTCCGCGTCCTATCTAACTTCTTTTTTTTGAATGGACCACCCTTTTCGGGGCTAATCCCCCCCGGGGAGGTCAAAGTAGCCGCCCAAGCAGCGTAGGATCGAAAAACTATGCCCCAAGACAGGTCAGAGATACCAGTATCCCTCGTCCTTAAACCTAGAGATTTTTTTATCAATACCGACGATCCAGTTGTTGTGAACTATGTAGGCGGTGTTTTTGAGGTAGTTTTAAAAGCTGGTTTAGTAAAATATCTTTCCGTTTGGAAACTCACGCTGCGTAAGATCATTGCTATAAGATCATTGGTACGAGGCTAATTCTGGCCCATCAACCGCGCAACATAGCGCAACCTCGTTCCCACATCCTCTCGGACCTGCGGCGGTCGTGTGTCTATTGCTCCTTTTTTCGTGGAGCAGAAGTAACCCCGTACCAATGATCTATTACCAATGATCTATACCAATGATCTAAATGGCTCCCAGTTCGTGGGATCGAGGTGGTGCTATCTACGTGGGACGGGACAAGATTCAAGGTAACCAAGCAAAAAAAGTGGTATTTTTGAGTTGCTAGCTTCTAGTTGATCACTAAAGATGACTTTTTTTAGCTTTTCTGGCATTCCCTTGAATTGCCGAAATGTCTTACCTGATCCTCCTATTTCAATCACTACTTCAGTTGTGCCTTTTCCCACAATGAAATCTGGTGTTTTTTCACCTCGGATAGATTTTAAATAAGAAAAATCCATCCCTGCAGATATAAAACAACTAGTAGCGAAATCTTCTCGCAATCCACCAATTGCATTTTTATAAGGCAATTCTAAAAGTCGATATGGCAATGTTAGAAGAATCTTTGGCTCGAGCATGACATTCGTGCCTCTTGGTTGCACCTGCCGAACTATAAAAGCCTGCTCAAGAAGCTCTAAATACTGGCAGGCCTTGTAGCGAGTTATTTTTAAATTATTAGAAATACTGCTTGGACTTACGTCTGATACGGGTGCTCTCGCAATGAATTGAAATACCTTTTTTATTTTATTTAGTTCATCGATATTTAAACTCCTCAATCTTGGAATGTCATATCCAATCACCTTCTCAAGATTTGCTCTCAATGCCGGCATGATATCATCTACTTCCAAACTAAAAGCGTAATTATGCCCCATTAAATATTTGTTAAATAATGGCGCATGCGCAATATGTTCCGCGGTAAAATTACTCTCCAGTAAGTCTTCCCAACTAATCGCCGGGGGGACAGGGACAGATTGAAATTTTAAAAACTCTCTGAATGTAAATGGTAACGTTGGTATTACCTTTACGCGCCTCGATAAATCATGTGCCGACTCAACTAACTTTAAAGCAACAGAACTTGAAAAAACGATCTCCACCTCTAAAGAATCGAAAATCATCTTAAGAAAACGGTTTATATCTTCAAGATAATGCACTTCATCTAGAAGGAATTTTTTAAACTTAAACTCTTGGTTAAGCTTTTGAACCAGTAAAAATAAATCTGTGTCAGGTTCGAGAGTGTCTAAAGAAATATATATGGAATCATTCGACTGTGCGTGAACTTGCTTAAGCAACATTGTCTTGCCCACGCCCCTCGGACCAAGGAGTGCCAGAAAAACTTTATCTTTATGCAAGATAATCTGCCGAAATTCCGTGCGGAATAATGCCCCGCCGCCCCCCTGCGCCTTCGCCAAGGTGCTTAAGTGTAGTATTTGCTCTAGCTCCATTTTCTGGGTTTTAGCAAACAATTTACTAAAATGCAATGTATTTTGTAAAGTGATTTACTAAAATGACAATACTTGTAAGCCAAAAGAGGGTTTAACGATTAAATTTGGTAACTGGTCACCGTAGTTTAATGTCGCGATTCAAGCTATTGAGATTACGGCGAAGTTTCAGATGACCTGAGCGGTTACGCGACTAAAACTCCACGAATAACTTCCGCTCTTTGCTATCTATGATCGCCTTTCTTCCCACTGGCAGGCAGATCTGAGGGTCAGTATGTCCAAAATCTAAATTTTGAACTACCGGAATGTCCTTGTTGTATTGGCGTACTGCCCGCAGGATAGTTTCACGCTGCTCCTCCTTATAGACAAGCTTATCCTCATCGGATTTTTGATTGTTGAATTCCCATGCCTTCGGGCGACCAACAAGGATGCCTCGAATTCGTTCCAATATTCCACGTTCACCAAGAGCCCGAACCACACGAAATACATACTCGGAGCTGGGGATCTCTTCTGAAGTCTCAAGAAACAGCACTACCTCGCCAAACTGTTCCAGATTTGGGATGGGAACTCCGTGTCGTAACATTTCATCGATCGACTCCAGGCCTCCTCCCCAGGTAATTCCATCAGCAGAACCGCTACCATCCCAATGCCAGCCTTCATTTGTTTGGTACTTCCTTCGCCTTGAGAGATTTTCAGGGTCAATCCAACTCATTCCCTCATCATTAAATTCAGGACTTGGGTGAAGTTCAATCATGCCTCTATCAAACAGCGCATGGCGCAGATGCTTGACCGTATAAGCATCCATATCTCCTTGCATGCCGAATTGACATAGGATTGATGCGCCGTAATAAGATGGAATTCCTCTTAACCAGAGATAATTGCAGAAATGAGTGTTATCACTGTAGCCAAAAAATGCTTTGGGATGTTCAACGAATGCGGTAGAGAGAATTTTGTGAATATAGGTTACTTGTATGTTTCCGCCAATGGTCGCTATGACGGCCTTAACTTCCGAATGCTGAAAGGCTGCTATTAAATCGGACGCCTTTTCATCGAGAGTGGCATCGAGCTTGCCAGTAGCTGGGAATTCGAGCACCTCTAGTTCAAACAGGTTGATCAACCGCTTCAATCCAAATTGATAGACTTCCGGAAAAACAGCAGGAGCTGCCCATGAAGGTGACACGATGGCAACCTTGTTTCCTGCTGTTAATTTAGAGACTTCCTTGAATTCCACGGTACGCAGCTAGTGCCCAAAAATGAATGAACCGCTATTATATCATTTTGGATTTACTACTTTAAAGCAGAATCTTCTCTATTGCTCCTTTTTTGGCGACTTACACCATATTCCCTCACACAACCTGCACCAGAACCACCCTAGAGGTGCTGCGGTTAGGGCCAAGCCCTACAAAATCCTCACGGGAACCACTCTGCACCTTGAAGCAAATACTTGCCAAAAGTGAATCGATCTTCCTATCCTTTATCCTTTCTCCTAACAGGGGACGACAAGTTTATACTGGGGCAAATAGTTAGGCATGGTTATCCTTGGGGTGGATGTTGGAACGATACGGGTGGGGATCGCTGTGGCTGACGGTACGGTCAGGATTCCATTTCCGGTCGGGGTCTACCTTAGGGCTAAGTACGGAGCTGAAAAGGCGCTCCTCGCTGAGATTGAAAACAGGTCCGCCTCGTTACTTGTGGTTGGGCTTCCCCTTGGAGCGAGCGGAGAGCGTACCCCAGCCTGTAACATGGTTGAGGGCTTCGTTCGTCGTATTGCTAAAAGGGTAAAGATTGAGATTGTATACGTAGATGAGGCCTTCTCATCCCTGGAGGCTACGGAGCGGCTCTCTCAGGTATCTAGGGGAGAGCAGCACATTGATGCATTTGCGGCGTGTTTGATCCTGGAGCGTTACTTCGAATTAAATTCTAGTAGTTAGGGAATTCTCGTGATTCGAAAACTTATCCTTACATTCCTCTATCTCTTTCTGCCCCTGGCCTCCATTGCTCTGACCTTCCGTGGGCTTGAGCATTACCTCACTGAGCCCTTTAACCCCGCACAGACCCAAACCACGCTCTTTAGCGTTGCCGAGCATAAAAGCCTGCGTGAGATCGCTAAGGAGCTAGAGCAGCAGTACCTTATCCGCAGCAGTTGGTCGCTACGAATTATCGCCCGCATTCAAAGCAAGGATACCTCTATCAAGGCCGGTGAGTATCAGCTTTCAGCGGCGATGAGCGCCGAGCAGATCCTAGATAAGATGGTCAATGGAGAGATGGTCCTACACAGGGTCACTATCAAGGAGGGTGCGCGGGTCTCTGAGATCGGCCCACTGTTAGAGCAGTCCGGAATCGTCTCGCAGCTACTCTTTGATCAAGCCCTTCAGAACCAGGCTCTGCTTAGCGAGCTGGGCATTCAGGCGAACTCCTTCGAGGGCTACCTTTTTCCCGAAACCTATCAGTTCCCGCGTAATACGCCGGCAAATAAAGTCATCACCACGATGCGCGAGCAGTTTAATAAAGCCTGGCAGGCGGAGTGGGCTCAGCAGGCAGTAACGCTCAAGATGTCGAAGCACGAGATCCTTACCCTAGCTTCGATTATTGAGAAGGAGTCCGGCAACTTTGAGGAGCAGCCCATCATCTCCTCTGTCTTTCACAATCGACTCAACCGCAACATGCGACTACAGGCCGATCCGACCGTTATCTATGGGATCGTTAACTTTAATGGAAACATCACAAAGAACGACCTACAGAGGTTTACACCTTATAATACCTATCTAATTCGAGGGCTCCCGCCCGGTCCGATAGCAAACCCAGGTATCTCTGCCATAAAAGCAGCACTCTATCCGGCGCAAACGAACTACCTCTACTTCGTCGGTAATGGCGCTGGACGTCATATCTTCTCTGAAGATCTTGATCAGCATAATAACGCCGTAAATAAATTTCAGCGCGGTGATAATGATACTGATACTCCGCCAGCAGAAACAACGCCGATCTTTCCATAGCTACCTATATGTCGAGTAGCATTGAATCACTACTAGCGGCAGTTCAAGGTAAGGAGCTTCAAAATCGCCGTGCCTCTCTTGCGATTCTGATCTTTACCATTATAGCGAGCCTCGTAACTATCGGCATCCTGCACAGCTGGTATCCGTGGTGGTGCGCGTTTTCTGCTCTCCTGCTGCTCGGGACGTTCGCGCTCTATCTAATAAGGGCTGGCGTGCGCCCCTGGGCGGTTTCTCCTGAGGAGGCCGCAATCCTAGTTGATGCGGCGTTACCTACCAAGGAGAGGTTCAGCGCATTACTCTCTCTACGATCCTCGCTTGATCCTATTGATACTGCGCGCTCAGTCTTTATCTCGCAGCAACTCTCAGAGATCTTAGCTGAGGGCACGCACCCGGCACAGATAGCCCCATTTAAACTATCTGGGAGTGAGCGCTGCGCCCTCATTACGGCGCTACTACTAACTTTATCTGCAATCCTACTCTTTGTATTTCGCCCTCAACCGAAGCTTCTAGCGCTGGCCGCAAAGATTGAAAGTATACTCGCCGCAGATCCTACCATTCCAGAACCGCTACGGGCTCAGGCGCTAGCGCTGGCTGAGGCTATTAAAGATACACCGCTAGGAAGCTCGCAGATAAATATGGAGCTTAATGGTGCTCGTAAGGAGCTGGAGCAGGCCCTGGCCGAATCAGAGAGAGGCAAGAGTCTGGGCGAGCGTACAGTTCAGGGATCAAAGGGGACACGGGAGTATCCTCAGGAGCCCACGCAGAAGCAGGCGCAGGCGACCCCGATACCGGTGCCTCCAACACCAGGGCCTCACGAACAAAAAAAGCAGGAGCCACAGGAAGAGAAGCAGCAGGGGAAAGAGAAGCAGAAGCCGGGCGCGCAAGAACAGAAAGAAGAAGAGCAGAAAAAGAAAGAGCAGGGGAAAGAAGAGCAGTCCGCAAAGGAGCAATCCGGCTCCGGCCAAGGGGCTGAGAAGGAGGAGTCCGGCGATAACCCATCACAACAGGGCTCAGAGCAACAGGAGCAAGCGGGGGAGCAGAAGCAGCAGGGCGGGTCGGATCAGGGTGAATCTGCTGCGGATAAAGATCCCAGCGCTAAAGAGCAGGGGGGCCAGCAGGGTGACGGAGATGGGCAGGGTAGTGGAAAGGGCGCTGGTGAGGGCGAAGGGAAAGGAAAAGGCGGTGAAGGAAAGGGTGTGGGCAGTGGTGATGGTAAGGGTCAGGGCTCTGGGAAAAGTTCTGACTCTGATTCGAGCAGCGATAACTCAGGTAGCGCCGAAGCCTCTGGCGCCACAGGAAAGCAGGGCCAAGAGAAGCAGGATCGAGAGAAGCAGGGCTCTGCAGGCCAACAGGGTGCGCAGGGCGGTTCAAGCGCCTCCGGTTCTCAATCTTCTAGCCTACAACAATTAGAGGCTGCGCTAAACGAAGTAGAGCAGGGGGTGAAACAACAGGGGCAAGGGCAGGAAGGGACTGGTGCCGAAAAGGGCCCACAACCACAATCAAAGCCACAGTCACCGTCACAGTCACCGTCACAGTCACAGTCTGGCTCGCAAGCAGGCGCACAGGGCGCAGACTCCAAGGGAGCTGGCAAGGGTGCAGCTAAAGAGCCTAGCAAGAGCGACCCCGAAAAGAGCGAAAACAGCAACTCCGATTCAAAGCAGAATAAGGAAAACTCTGATAGTGGCGGCTCTGATAAAGCAAAGCAAAAGCCCTCCGAAAAAACCGAAAACGAAGAGCAGGGGGAGCAGGATAGCAACGGGGAGCGCTCCGCTCTTCCCGACAGAGATGCTCCTGCGCAGACGGGGGGCCTCTCTGACGGTGCAGGGAGCGCTGGACTGGGATCTAATCAGGGCTTTAAAGAGGCTCCGATCGGATCGCTTAAGGAGGCGATTGATGAGCGCTTTACTGACGAGAGCTCTAACCTTGAAAAGAACCTAGAGCCTGCGCAAGCGAAGACCACTATCGAGGATCTGCCGCTGGCCAAACCTAAGGGCTCACTGCAGCGGGGCGAGCAGCCGATTCCGCTGGAGTACAGCGATATTTTAAAGGGGCCGTAGAAGCTCCACTACTAAATTCCCACTACTAATTCTCACCCACCTTGTAGTACTGAGATAACCCATCAACGCCTCTGAAGAGCTGTAAAAGCAGCTAATTCCTAATATGCAAAGCAACCCTTAACTGCTTGAAACTTATATGGTAACGGCATTGCCTTAGCGCTGCGCGGTGATTGCCGAGCGGGGAGCCCTAGAAACAACTTGACTAATCTAGGGTCTGAGTCGTATACAGTCAACCATGTGGATTAAAAGAGATTTATCGCTTAGTGCAATATCAAATATCGCCTTACCAATAAAAGTCTTACGGGGCCCCAGACAGGTCGGGAAGACGTCATTGCTGGCAAAACTTGGAACCCACTCCCTCGTCTATCTCGACGATGCGGTTACTCGTCTTCGTGCGCAAGAAGATCCAAGATTCTTCCTTGATCAACTCCCCAGCAAGGTAATTCTAGACGAGGCCCCGCTTGCTCCGGCCCTGTTTCCCGAGCTCAAGCGACGGGTCGACGAAGCACGCATATCGGGATGCGGGGAGATGCCCGATGTTTGGCTTACAGGGTCGAATCAGACGCTCATGTATCGTGAGGTTGGCGAGTCTCTCGCTGGTCGAGCAAGTTATTTTGATCTCAACACCCTCTCCATTCACGAGCTCGGAGAACGATGGTCGCTTGGTACGTATCTCATGAGAGCAGGATGGCCAGAACTGTATATATCACCGCATCTTGATGTGACTCGCTACCTCAATGATCTCGTGTCAACATACATCGAGAGGGACATCGTGGCGGCCGCAGGCATTGAGAGGCGTGCCGCCTTCCTGAAAGTGCTGCACCTCCTTGCCGGAAGAATCGGACAGCTTTTTGTGGCTTCAGACATAGCCACGGTAGCCGGCGTTGACGCTACGACCGTTCAATCATGGGTGTCCCTGCTTGTGACCAATGCGGTGGCATTCCAGTTACCAGCTTACTATACCAACCTAAATAAACGACTGACCAAGGCTCCTAAGTACTACTTCTATGACGTCGGTCTCGCCGTATGCCTACAGGGATGGCAAGCTCCAGAGCCGATTCTGAATAGTCCTCAATTTGGACACCTCTTTGAAAATATGGTCATAGGAGAGGTCGTCCGATTCTTTTTGAATCGGGGCAGCAAGCCAACCCTCTATTTCGTGCGTTCAAAGGAGAAAGTAGAGATAGATCTACTCGTTAATCTAGGCAATCAGCGCTATCTTGCAATTGAGATTAAAACAACACCGGAAGACTGGTCTAAAAAACAAAGGGAGCTCGTTGACTCCTTGGGTCTGACGATTGTGGATAGGTGGGTGGTAACTGCCTATAGTGGTATGTCCTTTAAAGATACCGCAGTAGTTGCTATCAGCGACCTTTGGAATCGCCTCAAAGATATTACGTAACTATTTACCACTAACTAAGCTCTGGGGGCAGGGGATACAAGGTAACCCCTTACCAATGCTAGATAAATCGAACCCGTTCTTAAAATTTCTAATGGCTTCAATCAGACAGGGGTGGGCTTATGAAAAAACTTAATTGGGATCAGATTCGGACAGAATATGATGGTCATTGGGTGCATCTAATCGATTACGATTGGGCTGAGGGCACACCATATCCAGTTTCAGGAGTAGTTCATATTCATGCGAAAACAAGAAAAGAGTTTAATGCTTTAATCAAGTCAGCAGATCGTATTCCAGGGGCTCGCATATACGTTGGTGACATCAAGGAAACAGGCAACGCTATAAGAATGGGCTGTTTGGTAGTCACTCAACATGCAAATCATTAATTTTGATCGCACGCAAGATATTCCAATTGTTGATGCAATTATTTCAGGTCCAATTGATATAAGCGCGCAGTAGTGTTTTTTTACTCGATTTTTCCCACTACTAATTCATGTGGGGGCCTAGAAAGCAACCCCGTACCAATGATCAATATTTCATTCGTTAAGCGCTATAGCGCTGCGCGGAGGCGCTGCAAAACAACAAACAGGTCGTAATGCAATGTCGCATTATATGCGTTACGATCTATATTCGTTGAAAAAATGTTCGTAACTTACGGCGTTAAATTTTCGGTGGCCGCGCCCTTATCCCAAGTGCCTTTTAGGCTTCCATCGGGTTCGAGGTGGTAAATAACGGGCGACCCCGATCCCCAATCAACACTTAAAGTGTCACCCTTTAACTCCCCAATACCAGAGTAGTTTGTGGGTCCAATTTGCCATTTGACCATATACAGCCCGTCGCTATGTTTTCGAATGACGACCAGCCCCTCGTAGGACGAACCATTGGAATTTGTCCCCTTGGCGGCATAGGCACCTTCTAGTTGCGGAGCTGACGGTTTTAGCATATGGCACCCAACGATACTGAGCAGTAATACAAACAATAACTTTTTTATAATAGCCTCCCTAAAAACTCCGTTAGTCTATACCTCAACTCATTGACCTCCTGTCCACCAATCGTATCTTTTTTCTCTTTGCCGTCTAATACAAATCCAACTTTTTGGTAGAAATCACGCGCCTGTTTGTTAGTGCTTAGAACCCAAAGAGTTGCCTCGGTGTAGCCAAGCTGCTGCATCAAATCACGGGTCTGATCCCAGAGCTCTTTACCCAGACCTTGTCCCTTGTGTGCTTCAATTAGGTAAATTGTATAAAGCTCGCCAATCCCCGGTGACGCATCAAGATCACGCGAAGGCCCAAAACTAGAGAATCCTACAATTTTTTTATCAATCTCAGCCACCAACACGCGATGATCTGGCATAGCAAGCGCCTCGGTCCAGGCCGCTTCTCTCTTTGGCACCGAAAGTTCATCTAAGTAAGATTGGGGAACCTGTCCAATATAAGTTGTCCTCCAAGATGCGACATGAGTCTCAGCAATCTGGTGGACATCCTCTCCATTTGCCACTCTAATCATATTGTAATGCCTCTTCGGTAAATGGAAATTGAATAATTGGCAAATATATAACATGACCCCGCAGATCGCTAGACCACCGTTGCGGCACCCGCGGTGTCGCTGTAGATTAGATTGGTTTGAGCCTATAAATCCTCGCATACTATGAAAGAATTAGATATCCGTGATGCAGCCGCCCTTGAGCGTGCGATAGTCGACTTTAAATCAACCTTTGCGCGCATTGAGCAGGAGGTCGGAAAAACGATCGTAGGGATGCAGGATGTCGTTAGGGGCACCATGGTGGCCATCTGCGCTAGGGGGCATGTATTACTGGAGGGGGTGCCGGGGCTCGGCAAAACCCTACTAGTAAAATCGCTCTCAAATGTCCTTGGGCTCTCCTTTAAGCGTGTTCAGTTCACCCCTGATCTAATGCCCTCAGATGTTACCGGCACCCAGATCCTAACGGAGGATGGTAACGGGCAACGCCGTTTTGTCTTTAGACAGGGTCCGCTCTTTGCAAACATAGTGCTAGCAGATGAGATTAATCGAGCAACACCGAAGACACAGAGCTCTCTGCTAGAGGCGATGGAGGAGCGCCAGGTAACCGTTCTCGATCAGACCTATCCGCTGCCGCAACCGTTCTTTGTGCTCGCCACGCAGAACCCTATAGAGTTAGAGGGAACCTACCCCCTGCCAGAGGCTCAGCTGGATCGATTCCTGGTTAAGATTGTGGTGCCATCTCCATCTTCCAAGGAGCTTAAAGAGATCCTCTCGCGCACAACCGGCACTAACGTCAGCACCGCTCAGCCGATCTTTCCGCCTGAGGAGGCCGTAAATTATATCACCTCGATGCAAAGCATGGTGCGTCACGTTGTTGTCTCAGATCCGATGCAGGAGGTGATCGTGCGCCTTATCGCTGCACTTACTCCGGGCTCTGAATTTGCAACACCTAAGGTCCGTCAGTATGTGCGCTTTGGTCCTGGGCCACGTGGAGCACAGGCGGTTGTACTTACAGCAAAGGTTCACGCTCTCCTTGATCACCGTATTAACCTCTCCTTTGAGGATATTCGAAGCGTTATCAAATCTGCGCTCCGTCACCGCATTATCCTTAATTTTCAGGCAGAGGCCGATGGCATCTCTACCGACGACCTAATTGAGGAGGTCCGTAACGCTAAGTAGGATCGCTCGGTATGCAGCTCTCTCCTGAAACCCTCCGACTCTTAGGCGCTATGGCTCTCCGTACTCGGCGTGCCTCCTTCGGCATCAGACAGGGCTCTCATCGCTCACAGCGACGGGGTCACGGTGTTGAGTTCGCAGAATATAGAAACTACGAGGCCGGAGATAATCCCCGTTACATAGACTGGAACCTCTTCGCTCGTAGCGACAAGTTACTTGTAAAAAGATATCTCGAAGAGGAGAACGTAGCGCTCCATATAGTAATCGATGGTTCACGATCGCTCACACACCCAGCGCTTAGGCAGAAGTGGGAGCTTGCTACATATATAGCGGCCTTTACCTCTTATATTGCGCTTGCAAATCAGGACCCCGTTACGATCTCAGTGTTAGGGGGCGCGCATAGCCCGCGCTACTGGGGTGCCAAGGCCTTTTATCCCCTGAGCTCCTTTCTTACTAAATCTGGTGAGTCCATAATTTCATCTGAGCCTCGTACTCTAAATCTGCTCGAGGAGGCCCGCAGGGCGGCGGCGCGTGTCTCATTTCCAGGAATCTGCCTCTTTATCTCAGATTTTCTCTATCCACTTGAGCAGGTTGCTTTACTCCTTGCTAGCTTCAGGGCCCGTAATATGGAGCTGCACGCTGTGCAGGTACTACACGCATCGGATCTAAACCCTGCTCCAGAATCTGCCGCAATATCCGTTACCGATAGTGAAACGGGGGAGCAGTTAGGTGTTATGCTTGATTCGGAAGCTCGCAATCACTATCAGCACCTAATCACTCAGCACAACAGGCGCATCCGTGAGCACTGCCTCTCTAATCAGATGCAGTTCGTTTCGACCGTTGCCAGCTCCGATCCACACCACGGCGCTACCGATACAATTACCCGTATGGGGCTATTTATATGATCTCTGTACTTGGGGTGACATTAGGAGCAGCCGCGCCCTGGTTTCTAGTGGGAATTCCCCTCGCTGCCTCGCTACTCATCTATATCTTTCGTGCGCGGGGAACCGCGCACGATCTAGTGATCTCAACCCTTTTTCTAATCAGGAATCTACCGCAACGATTAAGCGCGCGAAAAACATTCGTTCCGCCACTACAGTTTTGGCTTGAGTTGGCGGCACTTTCGCTGCTCTCTTTGGCGGCTGCGGGGCTCCTTGCTACAGACTCACGCCAGCGTATCGCCGTAGTTATCGATACCTCCCTTAGTATGGGGGCCATTAATGAAGCTGGTCAAACTAGACTCGAAACGGCCCAGCGTATTGCAAGCGCTGATGTCTCGCAGTTTCTTGTAGAGGGGCGTTTCTCAGTATACGGAGCGGCCTCTGAACTTCTGCCGGCCTCGGAGCCCCTAATTAGCGCTCCTGTAGCAGTGTGGGCTATCAACTCCCTTAAACCAACTTATTTAGAGGACAATCTAAATGCTCAGATTAGATCGCTCCTCTCACAAGGCTCCTTCGATAAGATCTGGCTCTATAGCGACAGAACCCTAAAGGATCAAAGCGTACCAGCTGGCCTACGGGTTACAACTATCCCAACGAACCCCTTAACGGAGCGCAATATCTGGATACGCTCACTCTCGGCTAATACCGATCAGACAATTACGATAGAGCTCTCCTCGCTAGCGCCAGCGGAGATCTCTATACAGGTCGCTGCATCCTGCTTCTCGGCAGATGGTGCGGAGCTCTCAGCGCCTGCTCCTATCTCAATTAAACTTTCCCCTGTTACTGCCAACTCAAGTCAGATAGGTCCTATAGATCCTACTTGGGCGTTCTGTCGCATTAGCTCGTACGGAGATGATACTAAGCGAGAGGCTCTCCAGATTGATAACGAGGGCTGGATCGCGCGCGCCGATAACGCCCCTGCTATTCAGATCGTTAGCCCCCTCTCTCTGCAGGAGCTTGGGCTGACAGAACTTAAAGGGTTTCAGTTTCAGCGAATAGAATCAGCACAGGCTACGAACTTTAATAAAACGGTGCCGACTATCTTTCACCGTACCACTGCGAGCTCTGAGATGCAGGCGCCTAGCCTCGTTATCTCTCCACCAGTAGGCGCACTGCCCTGGGGGGGCGCAGTAGCGCCTCAAATACTTACAGCTCCTCCGATCACGCGTTGGATTCAATCTCATCCATTGCTGCGCTACGTTAATCCCACCCTCCTTTCAATTGAGCGAGCCGCAGCACTCCGGTGTCCGGAATCTTCGTTGTCGATTATCCTCTCCTCCTCAGGGGCGCTAGCGTGTGCAGGGGAATCAGGGGGCTTTCGCTACCTAGTGACAGGTTTTGAGATCTTTCCCTTTGAGGGGCTCAGCACTCCTACGATAACCGTTTTAACGCTAAACGCCTTTAAGTGGCTTTTTAATAGCGCTACCCCACTTGGCGCTATTAATCTCGGTAGATCTATCTTTCCAAGCGGGGCTAAGGAGCTTCGATCTGTTATGCCGC
Encoded here:
- the mltG gene encoding endolytic transglycosylase MltG; amino-acid sequence: MIRKLILTFLYLFLPLASIALTFRGLEHYLTEPFNPAQTQTTLFSVAEHKSLREIAKELEQQYLIRSSWSLRIIARIQSKDTSIKAGEYQLSAAMSAEQILDKMVNGEMVLHRVTIKEGARVSEIGPLLEQSGIVSQLLFDQALQNQALLSELGIQANSFEGYLFPETYQFPRNTPANKVITTMREQFNKAWQAEWAQQAVTLKMSKHEILTLASIIEKESGNFEEQPIISSVFHNRLNRNMRLQADPTVIYGIVNFNGNITKNDLQRFTPYNTYLIRGLPPGPIANPGISAIKAALYPAQTNYLYFVGNGAGRHIFSEDLDQHNNAVNKFQRGDNDTDTPPAETTPIFP
- a CDS encoding LD-carboxypeptidase, yielding MEFKEVSKLTAGNKVAIVSPSWAAPAVFPEVYQFGLKRLINLFELEVLEFPATGKLDATLDEKASDLIAAFQHSEVKAVIATIGGNIQVTYIHKILSTAFVEHPKAFFGYSDNTHFCNYLWLRGIPSYYGASILCQFGMQGDMDAYTVKHLRHALFDRGMIELHPSPEFNDEGMSWIDPENLSRRRKYQTNEGWHWDGSGSADGITWGGGLESIDEMLRHGVPIPNLEQFGEVVLFLETSEEIPSSEYVFRVVRALGERGILERIRGILVGRPKAWEFNNQKSDEDKLVYKEEQRETILRAVRQYNKDIPVVQNLDFGHTDPQICLPVGRKAIIDSKERKLFVEF
- a CDS encoding DUF4143 domain-containing protein — encoded protein: MWIKRDLSLSAISNIALPIKVLRGPRQVGKTSLLAKLGTHSLVYLDDAVTRLRAQEDPRFFLDQLPSKVILDEAPLAPALFPELKRRVDEARISGCGEMPDVWLTGSNQTLMYREVGESLAGRASYFDLNTLSIHELGERWSLGTYLMRAGWPELYISPHLDVTRYLNDLVSTYIERDIVAAAGIERRAAFLKVLHLLAGRIGQLFVASDIATVAGVDATTVQSWVSLLVTNAVAFQLPAYYTNLNKRLTKAPKYYFYDVGLAVCLQGWQAPEPILNSPQFGHLFENMVIGEVVRFFLNRGSKPTLYFVRSKEKVEIDLLVNLGNQRYLAIEIKTTPEDWSKKQRELVDSLGLTIVDRWVVTAYSGMSFKDTAVVAISDLWNRLKDIT
- the ruvX gene encoding Holliday junction resolvase RuvX, translated to MVILGVDVGTIRVGIAVADGTVRIPFPVGVYLRAKYGAEKALLAEIENRSASLLVVGLPLGASGERTPACNMVEGFVRRIAKRVKIEIVYVDEAFSSLEATERLSQVSRGEQHIDAFAACLILERYFELNSSS
- a CDS encoding AAA family ATPase, with the translated sequence MELEQILHLSTLAKAQGGGGALFRTEFRQIILHKDKVFLALLGPRGVGKTMLLKQVHAQSNDSIYISLDTLEPDTDLFLLVQKLNQEFKFKKFLLDEVHYLEDINRFLKMIFDSLEVEIVFSSSVALKLVESAHDLSRRVKVIPTLPFTFREFLKFQSVPVPPAISWEDLLESNFTAEHIAHAPLFNKYLMGHNYAFSLEVDDIMPALRANLEKVIGYDIPRLRSLNIDELNKIKKVFQFIARAPVSDVSPSSISNNLKITRYKACQYLELLEQAFIVRQVQPRGTNVMLEPKILLTLPYRLLELPYKNAIGGLREDFATSCFISAGMDFSYLKSIRGEKTPDFIVGKGTTEVVIEIGGSGKTFRQFKGMPEKLKKVIFSDQLEASNSKIPLFLLGYLESCPVPRR
- a CDS encoding GNAT family N-acetyltransferase gives rise to the protein MIRVANGEDVHQIAETHVASWRTTYIGQVPQSYLDELSVPKREAAWTEALAMPDHRVLVAEIDKKIVGFSSFGPSRDLDASPGIGELYTIYLIEAHKGQGLGKELWDQTRDLMQQLGYTEATLWVLSTNKQARDFYQKVGFVLDGKEKKDTIGGQEVNELRYRLTEFLGRLL